One stretch of Armatimonadota bacterium DNA includes these proteins:
- the cpaB gene encoding Flp pilus assembly protein CpaB yields the protein MKPVPKGADGLLVDKVLVPAGIALSGLVLALSAAGVWMLASPTHEPPAEAQVLVAAVGIPAGEAILPQAVREETLPRDRVPPDAVSRFEEVAGMVARRPIAAGEVLSADALQRPARVVDVAGSVEEGMQAVTVVVPARDAVMGRLLPGDRVDVLGTFSRPSPITRVLVRGARVIRADRTGGQETDAAGNGSVAVTLEVPAPSVPRVVLAQHSGRITLVARSSRDPQVETREGGAAAGLPDLLGLPEARRPNPKPSPSPSPATLLPPPPRFPPVVTAPPRRAVPPPSAGPRPRPARPKEPGPAFRGGEPQFIEGSGLQDGGFAAQGPPGAGR from the coding sequence GTGAAGCCGGTGCCCAAGGGGGCGGACGGCCTGCTGGTGGACAAGGTGCTGGTGCCCGCGGGGATCGCGCTCTCCGGGTTGGTGCTGGCCCTCTCCGCGGCCGGGGTATGGATGCTGGCCTCGCCGACCCATGAGCCGCCCGCGGAGGCGCAGGTGCTCGTGGCCGCGGTCGGAATCCCGGCCGGCGAGGCCATCCTCCCGCAGGCCGTGCGGGAGGAGACCCTCCCGCGCGATCGGGTGCCCCCGGACGCGGTCTCGAGGTTCGAGGAGGTGGCGGGCATGGTGGCCCGGCGGCCCATCGCGGCTGGCGAGGTCCTCTCCGCGGATGCCCTGCAGCGGCCCGCCCGGGTGGTGGACGTGGCGGGCTCCGTGGAGGAGGGAATGCAGGCCGTCACCGTGGTGGTGCCCGCGAGGGATGCGGTTATGGGCCGGCTCCTCCCGGGCGACCGGGTAGACGTGCTCGGTACCTTCTCACGGCCCTCCCCGATCACCCGGGTTCTGGTCCGGGGAGCCCGGGTGATCCGGGCGGACCGGACCGGGGGTCAGGAGACAGATGCGGCGGGGAACGGGTCCGTGGCGGTAACCTTGGAGGTGCCCGCCCCCTCGGTCCCCAGGGTCGTGCTGGCCCAGCACTCCGGGAGGATCACCCTCGTGGCCCGATCCTCGAGGGATCCGCAGGTCGAGACGAGGGAAGGGGGGGCCGCGGCGGGCCTTCCGGATCTCCTCGGACTGCCGGAGGCCCGGAGGCCTAACCCGAAGCCCTCCCCGAGCCCGAGCCCGGCCACCTTACTCCCCCCGCCTCCCCGGTTCCCGCCGGTCGTGACGGCTCCGCCCCGCCGGGCAGTGCCCCCTCCCTCGGCCGGACCCAGGCCCCGCCCGGCGCGCCCGAAGGAGCCCGGTCCGGCTTTCCGCGGCGGGGAGCCGCAGTTCATCGAGGGGAGTGGCCTTCAGGATGGGGGATTTGCGGCTCAGGGCCCTCCCGGAGCGGGCCGGTGA
- the flgC gene encoding flagellar basal body rod protein FlgC, translating into MSLFRAMEASASALTAERVRLEVIASNLANANTTRGSGGPYRRKVVLFAPLVSRFLASAGPAAVGEAQGVVVAGIVEDPTPPRRVYDPGHPDADAEGFVTLPNVNPAVEMADLIASARAYEANVMVLNTTKQAILRALEIGRR; encoded by the coding sequence GTGTCCCTCTTCCGCGCCATGGAAGCGAGTGCGAGCGCCCTCACCGCGGAGCGGGTGCGCCTGGAGGTGATTGCCAGCAACCTCGCCAACGCGAACACCACCCGTGGCTCCGGGGGCCCGTACCGGCGGAAGGTGGTGCTCTTCGCGCCCCTCGTGAGCCGGTTCCTGGCTTCCGCGGGTCCCGCGGCCGTGGGGGAAGCTCAGGGCGTGGTGGTGGCGGGGATCGTGGAGGATCCCACCCCGCCGCGCCGGGTGTACGATCCCGGGCATCCCGACGCGGACGCGGAGGGATTCGTAACCCTGCCCAACGTGAACCCCGCGGTGGAGATGGCCGACCTCATCGCCTCCGCCCGGGCCTACGAGGCCAACGTGATGGTGCTCAACACCACCAAGCAGGCCATCCTGAGGGCCCTGGAGATCGGCAGGAGGTAG
- a CDS encoding chemotaxis protein CheW, whose product MDRKAASEPERHLVVVRLDRERYGFAIEHVHEIIRMQEVTRIPRAPAFVEGVINLRGQVIPVLDLRRRFGLPADQRDGSTRIVVVEMDGNRVGVVVDAVLEVLRVPESSVVPPEDLLGPGQVAFLRGVAKHGDGLILLLDLPRVLEVTEQQALREFQPALAPAEGDGAPR is encoded by the coding sequence GTGGACCGCAAAGCGGCGAGCGAACCCGAGCGGCACCTGGTGGTGGTGCGGCTCGATCGGGAGCGGTACGGCTTCGCCATCGAGCACGTGCACGAGATCATCCGGATGCAGGAGGTGACCCGCATCCCCCGGGCGCCTGCTTTCGTGGAGGGCGTCATCAACCTCCGGGGGCAGGTGATCCCCGTGCTGGACCTGCGGCGGAGGTTCGGGCTTCCCGCGGACCAGAGGGACGGCTCGACCCGCATCGTGGTGGTGGAGATGGACGGGAACCGGGTGGGCGTGGTGGTGGACGCGGTGCTGGAGGTGCTCCGGGTTCCCGAGAGCAGCGTGGTGCCGCCGGAGGACCTGTTGGGCCCCGGCCAGGTGGCGTTCCTCCGGGGGGTCGCCAAGCACGGGGACGGACTCATCCTCCTGCTGGATCTGCCGCGGGTTCTGGAGGTCACGGAGCAACAGGCCCTCCGGGAATTCCAACCCGCCCTCGCGCCCGCGGAGGGAGACGGTGCACCTCGCTAA
- the fliE gene encoding flagellar hook-basal body complex protein FliE, translated as MEIRGIGPLGPVSASPIRETLSAFAEALERAVRSADELQRRADAAAAALADGRTDDVHAVMVAVEEANLALQLAIQVRNRLLEAYQELIRMQV; from the coding sequence ATGGAGATCCGCGGGATTGGTCCCCTCGGCCCCGTTTCCGCCTCTCCGATCCGGGAAACCCTCTCCGCGTTCGCGGAGGCCCTGGAGCGGGCGGTGCGCAGCGCGGACGAGCTGCAGCGGCGCGCGGATGCCGCGGCCGCAGCCCTCGCGGACGGCCGGACGGACGACGTGCACGCGGTGATGGTGGCCGTGGAGGAGGCGAACCTGGCACTTCAGCTTGCCATCCAGGTGCGCAATCGCCTGCTGGAGGCCTACCAGGAGCTGATCCGGATGCAGGTGTAG
- the rpoN gene encoding RNA polymerase factor sigma-54, translating to MVSLELAPVTVVQPEARALQVVLAANAILPLPVQELVSRVEQELAENPVLERVPWICPQCGTEAEGVVCGRCGYGLLGGSARFRWERADPGFREERPSVLELVRAPTNLLDHLEAQLRVSVRDPGLLRVALHLLGYLDPRGYLEGELRYVAAELGVPEALAEQALRAVQALEPAGIGARDARECLLLQLERLPDHPLRDLARTLVTHHLEDLARGRHERVAARLGVRLETVHEVLRYLRTHTVPAPAEAFYAECGGREVRPEELAFPDVVLTRTGEGYRVELVASNALALRINPLVRRALLAAELSPEERERLRAHLRRGRLFIEAVRRRNTMLYRCTEFLAHYQRAFLDHGPRFLRPLTLTQVARELGVCESTVSRALAGKFVQMPDGRVVSFGVFFDGSLPVRERIREFVASEPPDRPLTDEELVERLREEGIFLARRTVTKYREMAGIPSARVRRRMRSA from the coding sequence ATGGTGAGCCTAGAGCTCGCGCCCGTCACGGTGGTCCAGCCCGAGGCCCGGGCCCTACAGGTGGTGCTCGCCGCGAACGCCATCCTGCCCCTCCCCGTGCAGGAGCTGGTGAGCCGGGTGGAGCAGGAGCTCGCGGAGAACCCGGTCCTGGAACGGGTGCCTTGGATCTGCCCGCAGTGCGGTACGGAGGCGGAAGGGGTGGTATGCGGCCGGTGCGGGTACGGCCTGCTGGGCGGATCGGCCCGGTTCCGGTGGGAGCGGGCGGACCCCGGATTCCGGGAGGAGCGCCCCTCCGTCCTGGAGCTCGTCCGGGCTCCCACGAATCTCCTGGACCACCTGGAGGCCCAGCTGCGGGTGAGCGTGCGGGATCCGGGGCTGCTCCGGGTGGCCCTGCACCTCCTGGGCTACCTGGACCCCCGGGGCTACCTGGAGGGCGAGTTGCGGTACGTGGCCGCGGAGCTCGGGGTCCCTGAAGCGCTCGCGGAGCAGGCCCTGCGGGCCGTGCAAGCCCTGGAACCCGCGGGCATCGGAGCCCGGGACGCGCGGGAGTGCCTCCTCTTACAGCTGGAGCGGCTTCCGGACCACCCGCTCCGGGACCTCGCACGGACCCTGGTGACCCACCACCTGGAGGATCTGGCCCGGGGCCGGCACGAGAGGGTGGCCGCCCGGTTGGGAGTGCGGCTGGAAACCGTGCACGAGGTCCTCCGCTACCTGCGGACCCACACCGTGCCCGCGCCCGCGGAGGCCTTCTACGCGGAGTGCGGGGGACGCGAGGTGCGGCCCGAGGAGCTCGCATTCCCAGACGTGGTCCTCACCCGCACGGGGGAGGGCTACCGGGTGGAGCTCGTGGCCAGCAATGCCCTCGCGCTCCGCATCAACCCCCTCGTGCGGCGGGCGCTCCTGGCCGCGGAACTCTCACCAGAGGAACGGGAGCGGCTGCGGGCCCACCTGCGCCGGGGCCGGCTTTTCATCGAGGCGGTGCGCCGCCGCAACACCATGCTCTACCGGTGCACGGAGTTCCTCGCGCACTACCAGCGGGCGTTTCTCGACCACGGCCCCCGGTTCCTCCGCCCCCTCACCCTCACGCAGGTGGCCCGGGAACTGGGGGTCTGCGAGTCCACGGTGAGCCGGGCCCTCGCGGGCAAGTTCGTGCAGATGCCCGACGGCCGGGTGGTCTCCTTCGGGGTATTTTTCGATGGAAGCCTCCCCGTGCGGGAGCGGATCCGGGAGTTCGTGGCCTCAGAGCCTCCGGACCGGCCCCTCACGGACGAGGAGCTGGTTGAACGGCTGCGGGAGGAGGGGATTTTCCTGGCCCGGCGTACGGTGACCAAGTACCGGGAGATGGCGGGAATCCCGTCCGCGCGCGTGCGGCGGCGGATGCGGTCCGCTTGA
- a CDS encoding diguanylate cyclase, producing the protein MDRGSNPQNRLEILLAVAEHLNRHTELQPMLDSTLPLILQLVGLPAGWIFLWEDEGFWLAAASGLPPGLEAEDRAALRWATCSCQQRLLEGKLPEPINLLECERLSRLSEGAEGLRLHVSVPLRTGDRTLGILNLAKADPEPLDRTELDLLRVIGEQLGVAVDRARLFARVKGMREHEEEQVSRLAQALVDASTLEEAARVVFETLRERLEPDRLALLVVDPSGTYLEAVAGWGWPEGRLEHVRLPLRPVDSSGPAWALHTGSPLLVDLDTAPYRIPEQLRQAGVRTVLLLPMLSGKEPIGVLVAHYFSRREVPEPVLRFCTLAARLAAGAVARVQEHLRYRLLFERVPVGLYRSTPTGQLLDVNEALVRIAGYPDRETLLRTNAAQLYVDPRDRVRWQQLVDDQGVVSGFEVRWRRYDGTEIWIRESTRVIRDASGAPVCYEGSVEDITEQKRYQLEVTYLASHDPLTGALNRRSFQEALERRISMSRTTAQSGALLFLDLDGFKEVNDRFGHQTGDEVLRAVVHRIRTRLRETDLLGRLGGDEFGILLYPADGTRARAVAERVVQAVREWAEAELDASARITGSCGIALFPDHALTAEGLLTAADAAMYAVKARGGNGVAVYAREDPDLTGPLREGPEPQIPHPEGHSPR; encoded by the coding sequence GTGGATCGCGGGTCCAACCCCCAGAACCGTCTCGAAATCCTCCTTGCGGTGGCGGAGCACCTGAACCGGCACACGGAGCTCCAACCCATGCTGGACTCCACCCTCCCCCTGATCCTGCAGCTCGTGGGATTGCCCGCTGGGTGGATCTTCCTGTGGGAAGACGAGGGGTTTTGGCTCGCGGCCGCCTCCGGCCTCCCTCCGGGGCTGGAGGCGGAGGACCGGGCTGCCCTGCGCTGGGCCACGTGCTCGTGCCAGCAGAGGCTCCTCGAGGGAAAGCTCCCGGAGCCCATAAACCTCTTGGAGTGCGAGCGGCTCTCTCGCCTCTCCGAGGGAGCAGAGGGGCTGCGCCTGCACGTCTCGGTGCCTCTCCGGACCGGGGACCGGACCCTCGGCATCCTCAACTTGGCGAAGGCGGACCCGGAGCCCCTGGATCGGACCGAGCTGGACCTCCTGCGGGTGATCGGGGAGCAGCTCGGGGTGGCCGTGGACCGGGCTCGGCTCTTCGCCCGCGTGAAGGGGATGCGGGAGCATGAGGAAGAGCAGGTCTCCCGCCTGGCCCAGGCCCTCGTGGACGCGAGTACCCTCGAGGAGGCCGCCCGGGTGGTGTTCGAGACGCTGCGGGAGCGGCTCGAACCCGATCGCCTCGCCCTCCTGGTGGTGGATCCCTCCGGGACCTACCTGGAGGCGGTGGCAGGGTGGGGATGGCCGGAGGGGCGGCTGGAGCACGTCCGGCTTCCCCTGCGTCCCGTGGACTCCAGCGGCCCGGCGTGGGCCCTGCACACGGGCTCCCCCCTCCTCGTGGACCTGGACACCGCGCCCTACCGGATTCCGGAGCAGCTGCGCCAGGCCGGGGTGCGGACCGTCCTGCTCCTCCCCATGCTCTCCGGGAAGGAACCCATCGGGGTCCTGGTGGCCCACTACTTCTCCCGGAGGGAGGTTCCGGAGCCGGTCCTGCGGTTCTGCACGCTCGCCGCCCGCCTCGCTGCGGGGGCCGTGGCCCGCGTGCAGGAGCACCTCCGCTACCGCCTCCTCTTCGAGCGGGTGCCCGTGGGGCTGTACCGATCCACGCCCACAGGGCAGCTCCTGGACGTCAACGAGGCCCTGGTGCGGATCGCGGGGTATCCGGACCGGGAGACCCTCCTGCGGACGAACGCCGCCCAGCTCTATGTGGACCCCAGGGATCGGGTGCGCTGGCAGCAGCTCGTGGACGACCAAGGGGTGGTTTCGGGGTTCGAGGTACGGTGGCGCCGCTACGACGGCACGGAGATCTGGATCCGGGAGAGCACCCGGGTCATCCGGGACGCCTCCGGAGCCCCGGTGTGCTACGAGGGGAGCGTGGAGGACATCACGGAGCAGAAGCGCTACCAGCTGGAGGTCACCTACCTCGCGAGCCACGACCCGCTCACGGGCGCCCTCAACCGCCGCAGCTTCCAGGAGGCCCTGGAGCGCCGGATCTCCATGAGCCGGACCACGGCCCAAAGCGGCGCCCTGCTGTTCCTGGACCTGGACGGGTTCAAGGAGGTCAACGACCGGTTCGGGCACCAGACCGGGGATGAGGTACTCCGGGCGGTAGTCCACCGCATCCGCACCCGGCTACGGGAGACGGATCTCCTGGGCCGGCTGGGCGGGGACGAGTTCGGGATCCTCCTCTACCCCGCGGACGGGACGAGGGCCAGGGCCGTGGCGGAGCGGGTCGTGCAGGCGGTACGGGAGTGGGCGGAGGCGGAGCTAGACGCCTCCGCGCGGATCACCGGCAGTTGCGGCATCGCCCTCTTCCCGGACCACGCCCTCACCGCGGAGGGGCTCCTCACCGCGGCGGATGCCGCCATGTACGCGGTGAAGGCCCGGGGTGGGAACGGCGTGGCGGTGTACGCTCGGGAGGACCCTGACCTCACCGGCCCGCTCCGGGAGGGCCCTGAGCCGCAAATCCCCCATCCTGAAGGCCACTCCCCTCGATGA
- a CDS encoding chemotaxis protein CheA, producing the protein MHLAKLLPTFLAEADEHLQVLEEGVLRLEREGVEAGLVRELFRSAHTLKGSAGALGFRRMAELTHRMEGVLDALRRGRQDLEGLTDLLLACVDALRTLRQEVAEAGEERTEVKDLVRRLEAWERRPAETLHPVEIRIRMREDCPMRAARALALLQVLRREGEVEQVVPSEEEIRRGNVDLELSCRARVREPEALAQLLSGADVESVRVLPASDAPRDERWLDLGPQARGKLSDDPETTRRAALRTVRVDVERLDRIMNLVGELVVDRIRFQQIAHRLRTGGGDHALAEELLDAAAHLGRVATDLQAQVLKTRMLPIEHLFSRFPRYVRDLARRAGKEVEVVLEGQDVELDRSILEQIGGPLMHLVRNAVDHGIEPPEERERLGKPRAGRLRLAAYQEDGIVVVVEDDGRGIDTDRVRRRAVELRILSPEAASRLSDREAVELIFHPGLSTAAAVTDVSGRGVGMDAVRAGVQAVGGSLEVETERQKGTRFLLRLPLTLAIVRALTVTCGGERYAIPLSSVHEIVEVPAFRVHRVGSCRTTVLRGSVLPLVSVHEILELPVPPEPDRLLCVVVSSGRRRVGLWVDGVVGEGEVVVKPLGAYLGEVPGVSGATILGDGRVALILDPVRLVRLTVREEELAHVG; encoded by the coding sequence GTGCACCTCGCTAAGCTCCTCCCTACCTTCCTCGCGGAGGCGGACGAGCACCTCCAGGTCCTGGAGGAGGGGGTCCTGCGCCTTGAGCGGGAGGGGGTGGAGGCGGGTCTCGTCCGCGAGCTCTTCCGAAGTGCCCACACGCTCAAGGGGAGCGCGGGAGCCCTCGGGTTCCGGCGGATGGCGGAGCTCACGCACCGCATGGAGGGGGTGCTGGATGCCCTGCGCCGGGGCCGTCAGGACCTAGAGGGGTTGACGGATCTCCTGCTCGCGTGCGTGGATGCGCTTCGGACCCTGCGGCAGGAGGTGGCGGAGGCGGGCGAGGAGCGCACGGAGGTGAAAGACCTCGTGCGGCGGCTGGAGGCTTGGGAGAGGAGGCCCGCGGAGACGCTCCACCCCGTGGAGATCCGGATCCGGATGCGGGAGGACTGCCCCATGCGGGCCGCCCGGGCTCTCGCCCTGCTGCAGGTGCTGCGGCGGGAGGGAGAGGTGGAGCAGGTGGTGCCCTCCGAGGAGGAGATCCGCCGGGGGAACGTGGACCTGGAACTGAGCTGCCGGGCCCGGGTGCGGGAGCCGGAGGCCCTGGCGCAGCTCCTCTCGGGCGCGGACGTGGAGTCCGTGCGGGTCCTGCCCGCCTCGGACGCCCCGAGGGACGAGCGTTGGCTGGACCTGGGCCCGCAAGCGCGGGGCAAACTCTCCGACGATCCGGAGACGACCCGGCGGGCCGCCCTGCGCACCGTGCGGGTGGACGTGGAACGGCTGGATCGGATCATGAACCTCGTGGGGGAACTGGTGGTGGACCGGATCCGGTTCCAGCAGATCGCCCACCGGCTGCGGACGGGCGGGGGAGACCACGCCCTCGCGGAGGAGCTGTTGGACGCCGCGGCCCACCTGGGCCGCGTTGCCACGGACCTCCAGGCCCAGGTGCTCAAGACCCGCATGCTGCCCATCGAGCACCTCTTCAGCCGTTTCCCCCGCTACGTGCGGGACCTGGCCCGGCGGGCCGGTAAGGAGGTGGAGGTGGTGCTGGAGGGGCAGGATGTGGAGCTGGACCGGTCCATCCTCGAGCAGATCGGCGGCCCGCTCATGCACCTCGTGCGCAACGCGGTGGACCACGGCATCGAACCCCCGGAGGAGCGGGAGCGGCTCGGCAAACCGCGGGCGGGCCGGCTGCGCCTAGCGGCCTACCAGGAGGACGGGATCGTGGTGGTGGTGGAGGACGACGGTCGGGGGATTGACACGGATCGGGTACGCCGCCGGGCCGTGGAGCTGCGCATCCTGAGCCCGGAGGCCGCCTCGCGCCTGTCGGACCGGGAGGCGGTGGAGCTCATCTTCCACCCGGGGCTCAGCACCGCGGCCGCGGTCACGGACGTCTCCGGCCGGGGCGTGGGCATGGACGCGGTGCGGGCCGGGGTGCAGGCGGTGGGCGGGAGCCTGGAGGTGGAGACGGAGCGGCAAAAGGGCACCCGGTTCCTCCTGCGCCTCCCCCTTACCCTGGCCATCGTGCGGGCCCTCACGGTGACCTGCGGCGGGGAGCGCTACGCGATCCCCCTCTCCTCCGTGCACGAGATCGTGGAGGTGCCCGCCTTCCGCGTGCACCGGGTGGGATCGTGCCGGACCACGGTGCTGCGGGGTTCGGTGCTGCCCTTGGTGTCCGTGCACGAGATCCTGGAACTACCGGTGCCTCCGGAGCCGGACCGGCTCCTGTGCGTGGTGGTGAGCTCGGGCAGGCGGCGGGTGGGGCTTTGGGTGGACGGGGTGGTGGGCGAGGGGGAGGTGGTGGTGAAGCCCTTGGGGGCCTACCTCGGCGAGGTGCCCGGGGTATCCGGAGCCACCATCCTGGGAGACGGGCGGGTGGCCCTCATCCTGGATCCCGTGCGCCTCGTACGCCTCACGGTACGGGAGGAGGAACTGGCGCATGTCGGTTAG
- a CDS encoding Ig-like domain-containing protein, with protein sequence MRGFWRLLPVLLAVFLSSGCGLLSLLAATNPPPAPTPTPTTSPISPAPQPFLQVVSTVPRDGETGVSPLTEIVVIFSDIIRRTTACLSITIEPPPLAGPTSCTLTSGGTGVRLGGLRLANNATYTVTVEPGVETVDGRVLLQPYTWRFTTRPPSAPVTVVLGPAVVGTVCSNGAVSPVMVAGDDESPNTGPCNNGGVAAAFVAFRVPAELGAPGVSVVSAVYTGQRQTVQGNPWGSWPNLWAHGVAWLDDTSPGILAPDDFFSSPLASVVAVFGGSQASTPLPFSFDATPLVRAQLQKTHIGIRFVFTTSPNGDGNDDLEQFFAPSIQVTYTTP encoded by the coding sequence GTGCGCGGCTTCTGGAGGCTTTTGCCGGTTCTCCTCGCGGTTTTCCTGAGCTCGGGGTGCGGTCTCCTGTCCCTTCTCGCGGCGACGAATCCTCCGCCCGCTCCCACGCCGACTCCCACCACCTCCCCGATTTCCCCGGCGCCCCAGCCCTTCCTCCAAGTGGTCTCCACGGTGCCGCGGGACGGGGAGACCGGGGTCTCTCCGCTCACGGAGATCGTGGTGATCTTCAGCGACATCATCCGGCGCACCACCGCCTGCCTCTCCATCACCATCGAGCCCCCTCCCCTCGCGGGCCCGACCTCCTGTACCCTCACCTCCGGGGGAACGGGGGTTCGACTCGGTGGACTGAGGCTCGCGAACAACGCCACCTACACGGTGACCGTGGAGCCCGGGGTGGAGACGGTGGACGGCCGGGTATTGCTGCAGCCGTACACGTGGCGGTTCACCACCCGACCCCCCTCCGCGCCCGTGACCGTGGTTCTTGGGCCCGCGGTGGTGGGGACGGTGTGCAGCAACGGGGCGGTTTCCCCCGTGATGGTGGCGGGGGACGACGAAAGTCCGAATACCGGGCCCTGCAACAACGGCGGGGTCGCCGCCGCCTTCGTGGCCTTCCGGGTCCCCGCGGAACTCGGGGCCCCGGGGGTGAGCGTGGTGAGCGCGGTCTACACGGGCCAGCGGCAGACCGTGCAAGGCAACCCGTGGGGGAGCTGGCCCAACCTCTGGGCCCACGGGGTGGCGTGGCTGGACGACACCTCCCCGGGTATTCTGGCTCCGGACGACTTCTTCAGTTCCCCGCTCGCCTCTGTGGTCGCGGTGTTCGGGGGCAGTCAGGCGTCCACGCCCCTCCCCTTCTCATTCGATGCCACCCCTCTCGTGCGGGCACAGCTCCAGAAGACCCACATCGGGATCCGGTTCGTCTTCACGACCTCCCCTAACGGGGACGGCAACGACGACCTCGAGCAGTTCTTCGCGCCCTCCATCCAGGTGACGTACACCACCCCGTAA
- a CDS encoding response regulator has product MSVRVLVVDDAAFMRAMLREVLTNSGFQVVGEASNGLEAIERYEETRPDVVTMDITMPEMDGVRAVREILRRDPAARIVMVSAMGQQALVVEAIQAGARDFVVKPFDQARLVEAIQRALR; this is encoded by the coding sequence ATGTCGGTTAGGGTCCTGGTGGTGGACGATGCGGCCTTCATGCGGGCCATGCTCCGGGAGGTCCTCACCAACAGCGGCTTCCAGGTGGTGGGGGAGGCCAGCAACGGCCTGGAGGCCATCGAGCGGTACGAGGAGACGAGACCCGACGTGGTGACCATGGACATCACCATGCCGGAGATGGACGGGGTGCGGGCGGTCCGGGAGATCCTGCGCCGGGACCCCGCGGCCCGCATCGTGATGGTGAGCGCCATGGGGCAGCAGGCCCTGGTGGTGGAGGCCATCCAGGCGGGTGCCCGGGACTTCGTGGTGAAGCCCTTCGATCAGGCGCGCCTGGTGGAGGCCATCCAAAGAGCCCTTCGGTAG